One window from the genome of Bacillus tianshenii encodes:
- a CDS encoding HTH-type transcriptional regulator Hpr, whose protein sequence is MNQEYSLKEALMFSQKVAQLSKALWKSIEKDWQQWIKPFDLNINEHHILWIAYHLKGASISEIAKFGVMHVSTAFNFSKKLEEQGYLSFSKKENDKRNTYVLLTDEGEELLLKTMEAYNPNGNAAYNGAMPLRELYGKFPEMMEMMCIVRNIYGEDFMRIFEKSFDNIDKEFIEEDGQLQKHEEDYVLEMETINT, encoded by the coding sequence ATGAATCAAGAATATTCATTGAAAGAAGCATTAATGTTTAGCCAGAAGGTTGCTCAGTTAAGCAAAGCACTTTGGAAGTCAATCGAGAAAGACTGGCAACAATGGATCAAACCATTTGACCTAAACATCAATGAACATCATATTCTTTGGATTGCGTATCATTTAAAAGGGGCTTCAATTTCGGAGATTGCTAAATTTGGGGTAATGCATGTCTCCACAGCTTTTAATTTTTCGAAAAAGTTAGAAGAGCAAGGCTATTTATCATTTTCAAAAAAAGAGAACGATAAACGTAACACATATGTACTCCTAACAGATGAGGGAGAAGAATTGTTACTTAAGACAATGGAAGCTTATAATCCAAACGGGAACGCTGCTTACAACGGTGCTATGCCTCTACGCGAATTGTATGGGAAGTTTCCTGAGATGATGGAAATGATGTGCATTGTACGCAACATCTATGGTGAAGATTTCATGCGTATTTTCGAAAAATCTTTTGATAATATTGACAAAGAATTTATTGAGGAAGATGGTCAGCTTCAAAAACATGAAGAAGACTATGTACTTGAAATGGAAACGATAAACACCTAA
- a CDS encoding YtxH domain-containing protein, with amino-acid sequence MAKASSFIYGILTGALLGGTAVLFSTPKSGPEMRESIKTNSEKAKESLQAVKRDVVALTEQVKTASKESAETIKQVSGDLQVTIQQWKKDIQPHQKRIQKELQEIEEAFEQLEQIMNDMQNEETQPQS; translated from the coding sequence ATGGCAAAAGCTTCATCTTTTATTTATGGAATTTTAACAGGAGCCCTTTTAGGAGGTACAGCCGTTTTATTTAGCACCCCAAAATCAGGGCCAGAAATGCGCGAATCAATCAAAACGAATAGCGAAAAAGCGAAAGAGTCATTACAGGCAGTAAAAAGAGATGTCGTTGCTCTAACTGAACAAGTGAAAACGGCTTCAAAAGAAAGTGCTGAAACAATTAAGCAAGTAAGTGGTGACCTACAAGTTACCATTCAACAATGGAAAAAAGATATTCAGCCTCATCAAAAACGCATCCAAAAAGAATTACAAGAAATCGAAGAAGCATTTGAACAGCTCGAACAAATTATGAATGATATGCAAAATGAAGAAACTCAACCACAATCATAA
- a CDS encoding tryptophan transporter: MNTRTLVSLALLIGIGAVLHAIMPPLFFGMRPDMLLTMMFLGILLFPERKNVLVVALATGIVSALTTSFPGGQIANMIDKPVTAFVFLGLMVLIRAKQPTLVKASALTAVGTLISGTVFLSTALIFFGLPQTFIGLFVAVVLPAAIVNTIVMVVIFPVVQGIRKRTTVAVQ, from the coding sequence ATGAATACTCGTACATTAGTTTCTTTAGCTTTATTGATTGGAATTGGAGCAGTTTTGCACGCGATTATGCCACCATTATTCTTTGGGATGAGACCAGACATGCTTCTTACGATGATGTTTTTAGGTATCTTATTGTTCCCTGAGCGTAAAAATGTGCTTGTCGTTGCCTTAGCTACTGGAATTGTATCTGCGTTAACGACTAGTTTTCCAGGCGGACAAATTGCCAACATGATCGATAAGCCTGTTACTGCATTTGTATTTCTTGGTCTTATGGTATTAATTCGCGCAAAGCAGCCTACTCTTGTTAAGGCAAGTGCTTTAACAGCGGTTGGAACACTTATTAGTGGTACGGTTTTCTTATCAACGGCGCTTATCTTTTTCGGTCTTCCGCAAACATTTATTGGTTTATTTGTAGCTGTTGTGCTGCCAGCAGCAATTGTAAATACGATCGTTATGGTCGTTATTTTCCCTGTCGTACAAGGCATCCGCAAGCGTACGACGGTTGCTGTTCAATAA
- the serC gene encoding 3-phosphoserine/phosphohydroxythreonine transaminase — MKRAYNFNAGPSALPEEVLKQAQAELLDFKGSGMSVMELSHRSKEYDAVHNEAEALLRELMQIPDNYDVLFLQGGASTQFTMIPMNFLSEDQTADYVLTGSWSDKAIKEANKLGKTNVAASTKEDGYKAIPSAEELQLSDNSAYLHITSNNTIYGTQWKSFPELNDVDLIADMSSDILSRPIDVSKFALIYAGAQKNLGPSGVTVVVMRKDLAERIPENVPTMLDYRTHTKKKSLYNTPPTFGIYMLSLVLNWVKDKGGVESIADRNEQKAALIYDAIDNSNGFYSPHAEADSRSYMNVTFTLPSEELTQKFLTGAKEKGFVGLNGHRSIGGCRASIYNAVPVAACEALRTYMDEFRKENA, encoded by the coding sequence ATGAAACGCGCTTATAACTTTAATGCAGGACCTTCAGCTCTTCCTGAAGAGGTGCTGAAACAAGCACAAGCAGAATTATTGGATTTCAAAGGTAGCGGAATGTCTGTAATGGAGCTCAGCCACCGCAGTAAGGAATACGATGCTGTGCATAATGAAGCAGAAGCACTACTTCGTGAGTTAATGCAAATCCCAGATAACTACGACGTTCTTTTCCTTCAAGGCGGAGCAAGTACACAATTCACAATGATTCCAATGAACTTCTTAAGTGAAGACCAAACAGCTGACTATGTATTGACCGGCTCTTGGTCAGATAAAGCAATCAAAGAAGCGAACAAGCTCGGCAAAACAAACGTTGCTGCCAGCACAAAGGAAGATGGCTACAAAGCAATCCCTTCTGCGGAAGAATTGCAACTGAGCGATAACAGCGCATACCTACATATCACTTCAAATAATACGATTTACGGAACGCAATGGAAGTCTTTCCCCGAGCTTAACGACGTAGACTTAATTGCAGATATGTCCAGTGATATCTTAAGCCGCCCAATTGACGTAAGCAAATTTGCACTTATTTATGCGGGAGCCCAGAAGAACCTCGGACCTTCTGGCGTAACAGTCGTCGTAATGCGCAAAGACTTAGCAGAACGCATTCCAGAAAATGTACCAACAATGCTTGACTATCGTACTCATACGAAGAAAAAATCTTTATATAATACACCTCCTACATTTGGAATCTATATGCTTTCACTTGTATTAAATTGGGTTAAAGACAAAGGCGGGGTTGAAAGCATCGCTGACCGTAACGAACAAAAAGCAGCACTTATTTATGATGCAATCGATAACAGTAATGGATTTTACAGCCCGCATGCCGAAGCGGACAGCCGTTCTTACATGAACGTAACATTCACATTGCCTTCTGAAGAACTAACGCAAAAGTTCCTAACTGGTGCTAAGGAGAAAGGCTTTGTCGGCTTAAATGGCCATCGTTCTATTGGTGGATGCCGTGCTTCAATCTATAATGCAGTTCCAGTTGCAGCATGTGAAGCACTGCGCACCTATATGGATGAGTTCCGAAAAGAAAATGCTTAA
- a CDS encoding HIT family protein, which translates to MSDCIFCKIINGALPSSKVYEDDDVLAFLDIGQVTKGHTLIIPKVHQENMYELTPEVAEKVFRVVPKVANALKAQFNPIGLNMLSNTGEAAGQSVFHLHVHLIPRYDEKDDGFGLKWHADMDKYSQEELQGFAKAIADKIE; encoded by the coding sequence ATGTCAGATTGTATTTTCTGTAAAATCATTAACGGTGCGCTTCCCTCATCTAAAGTGTATGAAGATGATGATGTACTAGCTTTTCTTGATATTGGTCAAGTCACAAAAGGCCATACCCTCATCATTCCGAAGGTCCATCAAGAAAATATGTATGAACTAACTCCTGAAGTTGCGGAAAAAGTTTTTCGCGTCGTGCCAAAGGTTGCAAATGCGCTTAAAGCACAATTCAACCCAATTGGCTTGAATATGCTAAGCAACACAGGCGAAGCAGCTGGACAATCTGTTTTCCATTTACATGTTCACTTAATTCCTCGCTATGATGAGAAAGATGATGGCTTTGGGTTAAAATGGCATGCAGACATGGATAAGTACTCTCAAGAAGAGCTTCAAGGATTCGCAAAAGCAATTGCGGATAAAATTGAATAA
- a CDS encoding ABC transporter ATP-binding protein, translating to MGKQLLSIEHLSGGYTNKNVLNDVSFDVEKGEITALIGLNGAGKSTTIKHIIGLMEPKKGSIQINGETSTASPERYRSQFTYIPETPILYDELTLYEHLELTAMAYNLDKETFEARLHPLLKEFRMEKRLKWFPVHFSKGMRQKVMIMCAFLVEPSLYIIDEPFVGLDPVGIQSFLNYIQQMKSQGAGVLMSTHILSTAERYCDKFVILHEGQIRAKGTLQQLQQQFGMPNATLDDLYLQLTKEDDNV from the coding sequence ATGGGAAAACAACTGCTTTCAATCGAACATTTAAGTGGAGGATATACAAATAAAAATGTATTAAATGACGTATCTTTTGATGTTGAAAAAGGTGAAATTACTGCATTGATTGGCTTAAACGGTGCCGGGAAGAGTACGACAATTAAGCATATTATCGGCTTAATGGAGCCGAAGAAGGGCAGTATTCAAATTAATGGGGAGACTAGCACCGCGTCCCCAGAGCGTTATCGTTCACAATTTACATATATCCCTGAGACACCGATTCTGTATGATGAGTTAACGTTGTACGAGCACTTAGAACTTACAGCGATGGCTTATAATCTTGATAAAGAGACCTTTGAAGCCCGGCTACATCCATTACTAAAAGAATTTCGCATGGAAAAGCGTTTAAAGTGGTTTCCAGTTCATTTTTCAAAAGGGATGCGACAGAAGGTAATGATTATGTGTGCTTTTCTTGTAGAACCATCACTTTACATTATTGACGAACCTTTCGTTGGCCTTGATCCAGTTGGTATTCAGTCTTTTCTCAATTACATCCAGCAAATGAAAAGCCAAGGAGCAGGAGTGCTAATGTCAACGCACATCTTATCAACAGCGGAAAGGTATTGTGATAAGTTTGTAATTCTGCATGAGGGCCAAATCCGTGCAAAGGGAACACTTCAACAATTACAACAACAATTTGGCATGCCTAATGCCACACTAGATGATCTCTATTTGCAGCTGACAAAGGAAGATGACAATGTTTAA
- a CDS encoding ABC transporter permease, translating into MFNANELWKKRFGHFTKEMQRYLRLMFNDHLKFVLLFAGIISAYYYQQWLQGLPETFPTVFIMAIVLGVLLTHSPVRTLLKEADVVFLIPLEERLGAYFQKAKQYSFTIQCYVLLIAAGVLAPLYFHTEESSFGTYALMIGVLFVVKGWNIYTSWQMRYFSSRSSHYSDMVVRFTVNVVFVYFLFAKAAIWFLLMVAFLMLGLFFYYRRLTDQKKVLKWEQLIELEQGRMMTFYRIANMFTDVPKFKEKTKRRAYLSILFSRIPFKQTSTFVHLYTKTFIRSSDYLGIYVRLLVIGGIVAYTLPYQYGKLIVLLLTLYLSGFQLLPLWRHHVMKRWLDLYPIRMEVRMQSFLKVLFSALLVKAVILAVLIMLSGGLILGAVSILLGIGFSAAFVYFYTKKRLQRA; encoded by the coding sequence ATGTTTAATGCGAATGAATTATGGAAGAAACGGTTTGGGCATTTTACGAAGGAAATGCAACGTTACTTAAGGTTAATGTTTAACGATCATTTAAAGTTTGTATTGTTATTTGCAGGTATTATAAGTGCCTATTATTATCAACAGTGGCTTCAAGGCTTGCCTGAGACCTTTCCAACAGTTTTTATTATGGCAATTGTATTAGGAGTCTTGCTTACACACAGCCCTGTTCGAACTTTATTAAAAGAAGCGGATGTCGTGTTTTTAATACCGCTGGAAGAACGTTTAGGTGCTTACTTTCAAAAAGCAAAGCAATACAGCTTTACGATCCAATGTTATGTACTTTTAATAGCTGCTGGGGTATTAGCACCTCTTTATTTCCATACAGAAGAGAGTAGCTTTGGAACGTACGCCTTGATGATTGGAGTGCTGTTTGTTGTGAAGGGATGGAACATTTATACTTCATGGCAAATGCGCTATTTTTCATCACGTAGTTCACATTATTCAGATATGGTCGTTCGTTTTACCGTGAATGTTGTGTTTGTATACTTTTTGTTTGCAAAAGCAGCCATTTGGTTTTTGCTTATGGTAGCCTTTCTTATGCTAGGATTATTCTTCTATTACCGTCGTTTAACAGATCAGAAGAAGGTTTTAAAATGGGAGCAATTAATTGAACTTGAGCAAGGGCGTATGATGACGTTTTACCGAATTGCCAATATGTTCACAGATGTTCCAAAGTTCAAAGAAAAAACAAAACGAAGAGCATACTTAAGTATTCTATTTTCGCGTATTCCATTTAAGCAAACGTCGACATTTGTTCATTTATATACGAAGACATTCATTCGGTCGAGTGATTACCTCGGTATTTATGTTCGTTTACTTGTTATTGGGGGTATTGTAGCTTATACATTGCCTTATCAATACGGGAAGTTAATTGTTTTATTGCTAACGTTGTATTTGTCAGGTTTTCAGCTATTACCGCTATGGCGTCACCATGTAATGAAACGATGGCTTGATTTGTATCCAATTAGGATGGAGGTACGAATGCAATCCTTTTTGAAAGTGTTATTTTCGGCTTTACTTGTAAAAGCAGTGATCTTAGCTGTGCTTATTATGCTCTCAGGAGGTCTTATACTAGGAGCAGTATCCATTCTTTTAGGTATAGGCTTTAGCGCAGCATTCGTTTACTTCTATACAAAGAAAAGATTACAAAGAGCATGA
- a CDS encoding EcsC family protein translates to MKSYEQKAYVEMLHWQQRMLKRSSMVERMSKSTQTKVNQLIPARIHNVVTESIKKMVQSILLGSDITTKYMTHSSWTFEKKEQYIRERLNSYKKTAALEGAGTGVGGLLLGMADFPLLLTIKVKFLFDTAAAYGFDVSDYEERLFILHVFQLAFSSEEHRKKTMQTIMNWEEEKEALKELDWRTFQQEYRDYIDLAKLFQLLPGIGAAVGAVANYRLLEHLGEVAMNAYRIRLLESEMHAEQK, encoded by the coding sequence ATGAAAAGCTATGAACAAAAAGCCTATGTAGAAATGCTACATTGGCAGCAACGAATGTTAAAGCGTTCCTCAATGGTCGAACGAATGTCAAAAAGCACGCAAACAAAGGTAAACCAACTCATTCCAGCTCGTATACACAACGTTGTCACAGAAAGCATTAAAAAAATGGTGCAGAGCATTCTGCTTGGTTCTGATATAACTACGAAATATATGACACATAGCAGCTGGACTTTTGAAAAAAAGGAACAATACATCCGTGAACGGCTTAATTCGTATAAGAAAACCGCTGCACTTGAAGGGGCAGGCACAGGAGTAGGAGGGCTCTTACTTGGAATGGCGGATTTCCCATTACTGCTTACGATTAAGGTGAAATTCCTTTTTGATACAGCTGCAGCCTATGGATTTGATGTCAGTGATTATGAAGAGAGACTTTTTATTCTACACGTTTTTCAGTTAGCTTTCTCCTCAGAAGAACACCGCAAGAAAACGATGCAAACCATTATGAATTGGGAAGAGGAGAAAGAAGCGTTGAAGGAGCTTGATTGGCGCACATTTCAACAAGAGTATCGTGACTATATTGATTTAGCAAAGTTGTTTCAGCTTCTCCCTGGAATCGGTGCGGCAGTAGGGGCAGTTGCAAACTATCGGCTTCTGGAGCATTTAGGAGAGGTTGCGATGAATGCTTATCGAATAAGGCTGTTGGAGTCTGAAATGCATGCTGAACAGAAATAA
- a CDS encoding M20 family metallopeptidase, whose amino-acid sequence MLEQLYQQIDEQYDEMIDMRRYLHMHPEVSFKEYKTAEYIADFYQKLGISPKTNVGGNGIIATIEGSKPGKTVAIRADFDALPIQDAKDDVSYQSTVPGVMHACGHDGHTTVLLTLAKIMNNMKEELQGTYVFIHQHAEELIPGGAKSMVEAGCLEGVDAIFGTHLWSTEEAHAIGYRTGPIAAAADRFEITIQGKGGHGAQPHNSRDAIVAASQLVVNIQQIVSRRVNPLDSAVVSIGNFAANNEFNVIADSAKLAGTVRTFREEVRESVQEELERIIKGTCLSSNVTYDFHYIKGYPAVVNHEAETDFLAEVAKEVPGVSSVTELEPKMVGEDFSYYLQKVPGTFFFTGAAKGDPNDSYPHHHPKFNFNEEAMLTAAKTLGAAAIRYQTK is encoded by the coding sequence ATGTTAGAGCAACTGTATCAGCAAATCGACGAGCAATATGATGAAATGATCGACATGCGTCGCTATTTACATATGCACCCAGAGGTATCCTTTAAAGAATATAAAACAGCCGAATATATTGCAGATTTCTATCAGAAACTTGGTATTTCACCCAAGACCAATGTTGGCGGTAACGGAATTATTGCCACTATCGAAGGAAGTAAACCAGGCAAAACAGTTGCAATACGAGCTGATTTTGATGCTCTTCCGATTCAGGATGCAAAAGATGATGTTTCTTATCAATCAACAGTTCCAGGTGTCATGCATGCGTGCGGACATGATGGACATACGACAGTGCTGTTAACATTAGCAAAGATCATGAACAATATGAAAGAAGAATTACAAGGCACATATGTATTCATTCATCAACATGCAGAAGAACTAATACCTGGTGGGGCAAAATCAATGGTCGAAGCAGGCTGCCTTGAAGGTGTAGATGCGATCTTCGGTACTCACCTTTGGTCAACAGAAGAAGCTCATGCAATCGGGTATCGAACAGGTCCAATTGCCGCAGCTGCTGACCGTTTTGAAATTACAATTCAAGGAAAAGGCGGACATGGTGCTCAACCTCATAATAGTAGAGATGCAATTGTTGCAGCTTCTCAACTCGTTGTAAACATTCAACAAATTGTCAGCAGACGTGTTAATCCTCTTGATTCAGCCGTTGTTTCAATCGGCAACTTTGCTGCTAACAACGAATTTAACGTCATTGCAGATTCAGCCAAACTTGCAGGAACAGTGCGGACATTTCGTGAAGAAGTGAGAGAAAGTGTTCAAGAAGAGCTTGAACGAATCATTAAAGGTACATGCTTATCATCCAATGTAACGTACGACTTTCATTATATTAAGGGGTATCCGGCTGTCGTTAATCATGAAGCTGAGACAGACTTCCTTGCAGAAGTCGCAAAAGAAGTACCAGGTGTATCTTCGGTTACGGAACTTGAACCGAAAATGGTCGGTGAAGATTTTTCATATTACCTGCAAAAAGTACCTGGGACGTTTTTCTTTACAGGAGCGGCCAAAGGTGATCCAAATGACTCATACCCCCACCACCATCCGAAATTTAATTTTAATGAAGAAGCAATGCTGACGGCAGCGAAAACATTAGGCGCAGCTGCTATTCGCTATCAAACAAAATAA
- a CDS encoding rhodanese-like domain-containing protein translates to MVPAKGVKQATTADLQTMLKDKQKRQYLDVRTPGEYKGNHIKQFQNLPLHQIKQNAASLHKDEEVVVICQSGMRSMQAAKALKKAGFQQITNIQGGMSAWNNR, encoded by the coding sequence ATGGTTCCTGCAAAGGGTGTTAAGCAGGCTACTACCGCAGACTTACAGACAATGCTTAAGGATAAACAAAAGAGACAATACCTTGATGTTCGAACACCAGGCGAATATAAAGGTAATCACATTAAACAATTTCAAAACTTGCCACTTCATCAAATAAAACAAAACGCTGCAAGCTTGCATAAAGACGAAGAAGTAGTTGTCATCTGCCAAAGTGGCATGCGCAGCATGCAAGCAGCAAAAGCATTAAAGAAAGCAGGATTTCAACAAATAACAAATATCCAAGGCGGCATGTCTGCCTGGAATAACCGATAA
- a CDS encoding MBL fold metallo-hydrolase has product MTMKKMTSGEVFEKVRKEEAFFLLDVRNESDFNDWRIDGKKVESLNVPYFELIDGVEGITDKLPKDKDILVVCAKEGSSVMVAEMLSEAGFNVSYLEGGMKSWSEYLHEAVVYEDDKISVYQYIRSGKGCLSYMVVSNGEALVVDPARFVDKYVKLAEDKGAKITHIVDSHLHADHISGGRVLAEQTGAKYYLMKSEGAVFDFQPLETHEKIEFADVTLEVLAVKTPGHTPGSVSFFVNNKLLFSGDTIFVNGLGRPDLGGKAKEWAKDLYNTVYSKISEITDDVIVLPGHYADYDTEVNEEGFIGDTLGNIRKQNDLMTNTGEEEFVEHYAANESAQTPPNFEEIVAINRGELAADVEKQQELEIGPNRCAVHHAG; this is encoded by the coding sequence ATGACAATGAAAAAAATGACAAGCGGAGAAGTATTCGAAAAAGTACGCAAGGAAGAAGCATTCTTTTTACTGGATGTTCGTAATGAAAGTGACTTTAACGACTGGCGCATTGATGGTAAAAAAGTTGAATCATTAAATGTTCCATACTTTGAGTTGATTGATGGTGTAGAAGGTATTACAGATAAACTTCCTAAGGATAAAGATATTCTTGTTGTATGTGCCAAAGAAGGTTCTTCTGTTATGGTTGCAGAAATGCTTTCAGAAGCAGGCTTTAACGTTTCATATTTAGAAGGCGGAATGAAGTCATGGAGCGAATACCTTCACGAAGCAGTTGTCTATGAAGATGACAAGATTTCAGTGTACCAATATATCCGTTCAGGAAAAGGCTGCTTATCTTACATGGTTGTTTCAAACGGTGAAGCACTTGTCGTTGACCCAGCACGTTTTGTTGATAAATATGTGAAGTTAGCAGAAGACAAAGGTGCAAAGATTACACACATCGTTGATTCCCACCTTCACGCTGACCACATTTCAGGAGGTCGTGTGCTTGCTGAACAAACAGGTGCAAAGTACTACCTCATGAAGAGTGAAGGTGCTGTGTTCGATTTCCAACCACTTGAAACACACGAGAAAATTGAATTTGCTGATGTTACGCTAGAAGTTCTTGCTGTAAAAACACCTGGACATACACCAGGAAGTGTCTCTTTCTTTGTTAATAACAAGCTTCTATTCTCAGGTGACACGATCTTTGTAAATGGTCTAGGCCGTCCAGACTTAGGTGGTAAAGCAAAAGAATGGGCGAAAGATCTTTACAATACAGTATACAGCAAAATCTCTGAAATCACAGATGATGTAATTGTATTGCCTGGTCACTATGCAGATTACGACACAGAAGTGAATGAAGAAGGCTTCATTGGCGATACATTGGGTAATATTCGTAAGCAAAATGATTTAATGACAAATACTGGAGAAGAAGAGTTTGTGGAGCATTATGCAGCAAATGAAAGTGCGCAAACACCTCCAAACTTCGAAGAAATTGTTGCAATTAACCGTGGTGAGCTTGCGGCAGATGTTGAGAAACAACAAGAGCTTGAAATCGGACCAAACCGTTGTGCAGTTCATCACGCTGGATAA
- a CDS encoding ferritin-like domain-containing protein translates to MDEKMKALIDGLNEDLANEYSAQIMYTTYASVVSGLHRQVLKPFFESEVGDEQGHALYLAGKISTLGGNPTTTPAPVKQLTDVKAMLEEVRRAEKETIDRYEKRKVQASELKLTELVVQLEDMIADETRHMEEVDRILRDQLLS, encoded by the coding sequence ATGGACGAAAAAATGAAAGCACTTATTGACGGGCTAAATGAAGACTTAGCAAATGAATATTCTGCTCAAATTATGTATACAACATATGCTTCTGTTGTTTCTGGCTTGCACCGTCAAGTACTTAAACCATTCTTTGAAAGTGAAGTAGGCGACGAACAAGGACATGCCCTTTATCTTGCAGGTAAGATTAGCACGTTAGGTGGAAATCCGACCACAACCCCTGCACCTGTAAAACAACTTACAGATGTGAAAGCGATGCTTGAAGAAGTTCGACGTGCAGAAAAAGAAACGATCGACCGCTATGAAAAACGTAAAGTTCAAGCAAGTGAATTGAAGTTAACAGAATTAGTTGTTCAACTTGAAGATATGATTGCTGATGAAACAAGACATATGGAAGAAGTTGACCGTATTCTACGTGACCAACTCCTTTCTTAG
- a CDS encoding phosphatase PAP2 family protein, translating to MNNKRKIQPRDILAIAACIGALLLFIDIKLAIEGVKHTAFDQAIQKWVNVYTNEQLESFFVFITNLASWQCIVALVVIAGFLFWHYFKDRTAAIILALSAWGTYELNHLLKAWAQRRRPSINEAVDGVGYSFPSGHAMVGFVFYAMLTYFLLKYLPLSKLGKQIFLGFSGVFIFLIGISRVVLSVHYPTDIAGGFAAGFIIVMLFLWLYRYVKFRSSEK from the coding sequence GTGAATAATAAACGAAAAATTCAACCAAGAGATATACTTGCCATAGCTGCCTGTATTGGCGCACTTCTTCTTTTTATAGATATAAAACTGGCAATTGAAGGCGTTAAGCACACAGCATTTGATCAAGCGATACAAAAGTGGGTGAATGTCTATACAAATGAACAGCTTGAATCGTTCTTTGTCTTTATTACCAATCTGGCTTCATGGCAATGTATCGTTGCTTTAGTAGTGATTGCGGGATTTTTGTTTTGGCATTACTTCAAAGATCGCACAGCTGCAATTATTCTAGCGTTATCTGCTTGGGGAACGTATGAATTAAATCATTTACTGAAAGCATGGGCTCAAAGAAGGCGCCCTTCCATTAATGAAGCTGTTGACGGGGTTGGATATAGCTTTCCGAGTGGCCATGCAATGGTTGGGTTTGTTTTTTATGCGATGCTTACCTATTTTTTATTGAAGTATTTACCGCTTTCAAAGCTTGGTAAGCAGATCTTTCTTGGGTTCAGCGGTGTTTTTATTTTCTTAATAGGTATCAGCAGAGTGGTTCTCAGTGTTCATTATCCTACAGATATAGCAGGAGGATTTGCTGCAGGATTTATCATTGTGATGCTATTTCTTTGGCTATATCGTTATGTAAAATTTCGCTCCTCAGAAAAATAA
- a CDS encoding antibiotic biosynthesis monooxygenase, whose protein sequence is MNIYIAYGTGDYLQTLKKQHPLETLRVMTNADRTILVHESNKETFFKEGHSYEVIDQSGELPEEGFAVLNNIPVRDEGRPLFEERFQNRARLIEHEPGFQAIRVLRPLDSDTYIILTVWQDEKSFKGWQKSNAYDKAHKKRGTSEGIDNTSIFSGPSYVTNYHIVNDEE, encoded by the coding sequence TTGAATATTTATATTGCATATGGCACAGGCGATTATTTACAAACATTGAAGAAACAGCATCCACTTGAAACATTAAGAGTGATGACAAATGCTGACCGTACCATTTTAGTGCATGAATCAAACAAAGAAACATTCTTTAAAGAAGGGCATTCCTATGAAGTAATTGATCAATCTGGAGAACTGCCTGAGGAAGGTTTTGCTGTCTTGAACAATATCCCTGTTCGTGACGAAGGACGCCCTTTATTTGAGGAACGCTTCCAAAATCGTGCTCGGCTTATCGAACACGAGCCTGGCTTTCAAGCCATTCGTGTTCTTCGCCCATTAGATAGTGATACGTACATTATCCTTACAGTATGGCAAGATGAGAAGTCCTTCAAAGGCTGGCAAAAATCAAATGCTTATGACAAAGCTCATAAAAAACGTGGAACAAGTGAGGGAATTGATAATACCTCTATCTTCTCTGGACCTTCTTACGTTACAAATTATCATATTGTGAACGATGAAGAATAA